In Pleurocapsa sp. PCC 7319, the following are encoded in one genomic region:
- a CDS encoding WecB/TagA/CpsF family glycosyltransferase: MDKRITTNICFVNANCCNVARRDLNYRNILNDAEIVLPDGIGLQFAGQLLNSSKIFNSNGTDLFPHLCAAINGTGKRLYLLGGHIGVAEQVKQWLEINFPKVKVCGFHHGYFSLTENARVIAAIREAKPDLLIVAMGVPYQEKWLATYGTTTGASVLMGVGGLFDFYSERIPRAPYWMRQRGMEWLYRLLQEPRRLWRRYLIGNLSFLFRVLWTVIISSKFFKQPESNS, from the coding sequence TTGGACAAGAGGATAACAACCAACATTTGTTTCGTAAATGCCAATTGTTGCAATGTAGCGAGGCGTGACCTTAACTACCGAAATATCCTCAACGATGCCGAAATCGTTCTTCCTGACGGTATTGGCTTGCAATTCGCTGGTCAGCTCCTGAATTCGTCCAAAATCTTCAACTCGAATGGCACAGATCTGTTTCCGCATCTTTGCGCAGCAATTAATGGTACAGGCAAACGTCTTTATTTACTGGGTGGACACATTGGGGTTGCGGAGCAGGTAAAGCAGTGGCTCGAAATTAACTTTCCCAAAGTGAAAGTCTGCGGTTTCCATCACGGTTACTTTTCCTTGACAGAAAATGCGAGAGTTATAGCTGCTATTCGTGAGGCTAAACCCGATCTTCTGATAGTAGCGATGGGCGTACCATATCAAGAAAAGTGGTTAGCTACCTACGGTACGACTACAGGTGCTAGCGTCTTGATGGGGGTGGGCGGTCTGTTTGACTTTTACTCTGAACGAATTCCTCGTGCACCCTATTGGATGAGACAAAGAGGTATGGAGTGGCTATATCGATTGCTACAAGAGCCAAGACGTCTTTGGCGGCGATACCTCATCGGTAATCTCTCGTTCCTGTTTAGAGTATTATGGACTGTAATAATTTCTTCTAAGTTTTTCAAACAACCAGAGAGCAACAGTTAA
- a CDS encoding gamma-glutamylcyclotransferase, which yields MKSSTSPLTVFVYGTLKPGEANYHRYCKDQVRSQNPAFTTGDLYALPVGYPAMTVGENQVQGFLLTFIDPNILTSLDRLEGYQQQRKPDLNEYYRQLVPVYNFDYQSMGKAWAYFMSLQKVKQYGGTIISSGYWTGSNINSQ from the coding sequence ATGAAATCTTCAACCTCACCACTTACTGTTTTTGTTTATGGAACTCTTAAGCCTGGAGAAGCAAATTATCATCGATACTGTAAAGATCAAGTAAGATCGCAAAATCCAGCTTTTACTACTGGTGACTTATACGCTTTGCCTGTTGGCTATCCCGCGATGACGGTCGGTGAAAATCAAGTTCAAGGATTTTTGCTAACTTTTATCGACCCCAATATTTTAACTAGCCTAGATCGATTAGAGGGTTATCAACAACAGCGAAAACCTGATTTGAATGAATATTATCGTCAGCTAGTTCCTGTTTACAATTTTGATTATCAGTCTATGGGCAAAGCTTGGGCTTATTTTATGTCTCTCCAGAAAGTAAAACAATACGGAGGAACTATAATTAGTTCAGGTTATTGGACTGGTTCAAATATTAATTCACAATAG
- a CDS encoding glycosyltransferase: MHLTNGEHYAGIEKILDLLAQFLPNCGFEVCFACLKPDRFPMIRQAQQAPLYKLPMQNKWDLRPAKALAKLTRRHGYSLINTHTARSALIGRIASLWAGVPMVHHFHSPATVDTPNQLQNQVNVLVERCCLIGVTEAITVSEDLRDYAHWLGVPRSRISVVLNGVPIQDRLIERRVPQSTWTLGTVALFRPRKGVEVLLDAIALLKQKGFSLKLRAVGNFETSDYEAEVKARVVSLGLEDDIDWRGFQKDVNAELCQMDLFVLPSLFGEGMPMVILESMALGLPVIATQIEGISEVICDGVNGLITEPGNPDSLAIKIAQVISGEVDWYTMRSNARQRQFDCFSARRMAEEVAEVYRKVLI; the protein is encoded by the coding sequence TTGCATCTGACCAATGGAGAGCACTATGCAGGCATTGAAAAAATTCTAGACTTGCTAGCACAGTTTTTACCTAATTGCGGATTTGAGGTCTGTTTTGCCTGTCTTAAGCCAGATCGGTTTCCAATGATTAGACAAGCTCAACAAGCACCATTGTATAAATTACCTATGCAGAATAAGTGGGATTTGCGACCAGCTAAGGCTCTGGCAAAATTGACTCGCCGTCATGGCTATAGCCTGATCAATACTCATACTGCTCGCTCGGCATTGATTGGAAGAATTGCATCCCTTTGGGCTGGTGTGCCAATGGTTCATCATTTTCACAGCCCCGCTACAGTTGATACACCCAATCAATTGCAGAATCAGGTTAATGTACTAGTAGAACGATGCTGTCTCATAGGAGTGACTGAAGCGATCACAGTCTCTGAAGACCTAAGAGATTATGCTCATTGGCTCGGTGTTCCTCGAAGTCGAATCTCAGTTGTCCTTAATGGGGTACCGATACAAGATCGATTAATCGAACGCAGGGTACCTCAATCAACGTGGACTTTAGGAACCGTAGCACTTTTTCGACCACGAAAGGGAGTAGAAGTACTGCTAGATGCAATTGCTTTGCTCAAGCAGAAAGGTTTTTCCCTTAAACTGAGAGCCGTAGGTAATTTTGAAACATCAGATTACGAAGCAGAAGTCAAAGCTCGCGTTGTATCTCTTGGTCTAGAAGATGATATCGACTGGCGTGGATTCCAAAAAGATGTTAACGCAGAACTTTGCCAGATGGACTTGTTTGTGCTTCCTAGCTTATTTGGGGAAGGTATGCCGATGGTTATTCTTGAATCTATGGCTCTAGGTTTGCCAGTCATCGCGACGCAAATTGAAGGTATTTCCGAGGTGATCTGCGATGGTGTAAACGGACTAATTACCGAACCAGGTAATCCAGATAGCTTAGCGATCAAAATAGCGCAAGTGATTTCTGGCGAAGTAGATTGGTATACAATGCGCAGCAACGCTCGCCAACGTCAGTTCGACTGCTTCTCCGCTCGAAGAATGGCTGAAGAAGTGGCAGAAGTTTACAGGAAAGTGCTGATTTAG
- a CDS encoding ABC transporter ATP-binding protein, with product MTSFSRQEQFNLAHNSKKSPIFRVRKISKVYEMGEVSVQALKNVSLDLYTGELVVLLGASGSGKSTLLNILGGLDIPSTGQVMFAERDLTQAGDRSLTSFRRECVGFVFQFYNLIPSLTARENVALVTEIAPHPMRPREALGLVGLDHRLDHFPAQLSGGEQQRVAIARAIAKRPQVLLCDEPTGALDFQTGKLVLQVLERVNCELGTTIAVITHNAGIAAMADRVITMRSGEIIGIQHNETKIAPDDLEW from the coding sequence GTGACCAGTTTCAGCAGACAAGAACAGTTCAATCTTGCTCACAACAGTAAAAAATCCCCTATTTTTCGGGTACGGAAGATTAGTAAAGTCTATGAGATGGGTGAAGTTTCCGTCCAAGCATTAAAAAATGTCAGTCTCGATTTGTATACAGGAGAGCTGGTGGTTTTACTTGGTGCTTCTGGTAGTGGCAAATCTACTTTACTGAATATCCTGGGAGGTTTAGATATTCCCTCAACTGGACAAGTTATGTTTGCTGAGCGCGATCTTACCCAAGCAGGCGATCGCTCTTTGACTAGCTTTCGACGAGAATGTGTCGGTTTTGTATTTCAGTTTTATAATCTAATTCCCAGTCTCACTGCTAGAGAAAATGTTGCTTTAGTTACTGAAATCGCCCCCCATCCGATGCGACCAAGAGAGGCTTTAGGATTAGTAGGATTAGACCATCGCCTCGACCATTTCCCGGCTCAACTATCGGGAGGAGAACAACAAAGAGTTGCGATCGCCCGTGCCATTGCTAAACGTCCTCAGGTGTTGCTTTGTGATGAACCTACAGGCGCACTAGATTTTCAAACAGGTAAGCTGGTATTGCAAGTATTAGAGCGAGTTAATTGCGAGCTAGGCACAACTATTGCCGTGATTACGCACAATGCCGGGATTGCTGCTATGGCAGATCGGGTAATTACCATGCGTAGTGGTGAGATTATTGGCATTCAGCATAATGAAACCAAAATTGCACCGGATGATTTGGAATGGTAA
- the xth gene encoding exodeoxyribonuclease III, protein MRIATWNVNSIRTRQQIVIDWLQQHRVDVLCLQETKVQDHQFPRSPFEELGYNLYISGQKSYNGVAIFSLKPLTEVHCGFHPIVGDLAADFDEQKRVISGVIDDVRIVNLYVPNGSAIASDKYEYKLNWLTVLQEYLQTLQSKQLEICVCGDFNIALEDKDIYTSKGREKHIMSSPTERKALRQVLELGFQDAFRKFTSEEGHYSWWDYRAAGFSRNRGWRIDHHYLTSELYQQATKCWIDIEPRKLEKPSDHAPVIVEF, encoded by the coding sequence TTGAGAATAGCTACTTGGAACGTTAACTCAATTCGGACTCGTCAGCAGATTGTAATTGACTGGCTGCAACAACATCGAGTAGATGTTCTCTGTTTGCAAGAAACTAAGGTTCAAGATCATCAATTTCCGCGATCGCCCTTTGAAGAATTGGGTTACAACCTTTATATCTCAGGTCAAAAATCATATAATGGCGTGGCTATTTTTAGCTTGAAACCTCTAACTGAAGTACATTGTGGTTTTCATCCTATCGTCGGTGATTTAGCAGCAGATTTTGACGAGCAAAAACGGGTAATTAGCGGTGTTATCGATGATGTTCGGATTGTCAATCTCTATGTTCCTAATGGTTCAGCGATCGCTAGTGATAAATATGAATATAAACTTAATTGGTTAACAGTACTGCAAGAATATCTTCAAACATTACAGAGTAAACAGTTAGAAATATGTGTCTGTGGAGATTTTAATATTGCTCTAGAAGATAAAGATATTTATACTTCCAAAGGTAGAGAAAAACATATTATGTCTTCTCCTACAGAAAGAAAAGCCTTGAGGCAAGTATTAGAATTAGGTTTTCAAGATGCTTTTCGTAAATTTACATCTGAAGAGGGACATTATAGCTGGTGGGATTACCGCGCTGCTGGTTTTTCCCGGAACCGAGGCTGGCGGATCGATCATCATTATTTAACATCCGAATTATATCAACAGGCAACAAAATGCTGGATTGATATTGAACCCAGGAAGCTAGAAAAGCCCAGCGATCATGCCCCTGTAATTGTGGAATTTTAA